From the genome of Eucalyptus grandis isolate ANBG69807.140 chromosome 2, ASM1654582v1, whole genome shotgun sequence, one region includes:
- the LOC104446802 gene encoding receptor-like protein 35, with protein MCQLSFIRMLDLSKNKLYGVIPPCLSNLSDTLYVLSLNGNDLYGRFPQLHNDVCGLHMIDVSDNQLQGSLPRGLANCSDMEFLNIENNQIVDTFPSWMGSLSYLKVLILRSNRFHGAIGEPEAHDQFPNLRIVDLSMNNFSGSLPSEYFDMWSAMKDHNADDVDYMSFIQLSLLTHLKGDGEYDYSMTIINKGILMKYERILGYLNVIDLSSNNFIGEIPNSIGSLTELHMLNLSNNALTGSIPLSLANLTELESLDLSSNKLSGMIPLALAQLDFLAFFNVSDNHLSGPIPQVNQFHTFENDSYGGNLGLCGVPLTKKCGNLVEAPPAPPFGAFAEEIDWKIVLMGFGSGLVIGVVMGLNTTSKIERWFLRFYRGWQQRRMHQIRFV; from the coding sequence ATGTGCCAACTAAGCTTTATTAGAATGCTTGATTTGTCCAAGAACAAGTTGTATGGTGTTATTCCACCATGTCTGAGCAATTTGAGCGATACTCTTTACGTCTTGAGTTTGAATGGCAATGATTTATATGGAAGATTTCCTCAATTGCATAATGACGTATGTGGGTTGCATATGATAGATGTGAGTGATAACCAGCTACAAGGGTCGTTGCCACGGGGATTAGCTAATTGTAGTGATATGGAATTTCTCAATATTGAAAATAATCAGATTGTCGACACCTTTCCTTCATGGATGGGCTCGCTTTCTTATTTGAAGGTGCTCATTTTGCGTTCCAATAGATTTCATGGAGCCATAGGGGAACCTGAAGCTCATGACCAATTTCCTAACCTACGAATTGTTGATCTATCTATGAACAACTTCTCAGGTAGCCTTCCATCTGAATATTTTGATATGTGGAGTGCCATGAAAGACCACAATGCAGATGATGTAGATTATATGTCCTTTATACAGCTGTCCCTCTTAACACATTTAAAAGGGGATGGAGAGTATGACTACTCAATGACAATAATCAACAAAGGCATTTTAATGAAGTATGAAAGGATATTGGGATACCTCAACGTGATTGATCTTTCGAGCAACAACTTTATTGGGGAAATCCCAAATTCTATTGGAAGTTTAACTGAACTTCATATGCTCAATCTCTCCAACAATGCTCTTACCGGCTCCATCCCTTTGTCCTTGGCGAATCTGACCGAACTGGAATCTCTTGACCTTTCAAGCAATAAGCTCTCGGGAATGATCCCTCTAGCACTAGCCCAACTCGATTTCCTTGCTTTCTTCAATGTCTCAGACAACCATCTTTCTGGGCCCATACCTCAAGTGAACCAATTCCATACATTCGAGAATGACTCCTATGGAGGGAACTTAGGACTCTGTGGAGTTCCTCTGACAAAGAAATGCGGAAATCTTGTTGAAGCGCCCCCGGCACCACCATTTGGTGCATTCGCTGAAGAGATTGATTGGAAGATTGTCCTGATGGGTTTTGGAAGCGGGCTGGTCATCGGCGTGGTTATGGGGCTAAACACGACTTCCAAAATTGAACGTTGGTTCCTAAGGTTCTATAGAGGATGGCAACAAAGACGGATGCACCAAATAAGGTTTGTGTGA
- the LOC120290464 gene encoding receptor-like protein 54 translates to MCRLSSISILDLSKNKLSGVIPPCLSNLSDSLFVLSLNGNDLYGRFPQLQNDVCGLNMIDVSDNQLQGLLPRGLANCSNLEFLNIENNQIVDTFPSWMGSLSYLKVLILRSNRFHGAIGEPKARDQFPNLRIVDLSMNNFSGSLPSEYFDMWSAMKVHDADDAHYYGTLVVNVLHRISLDDGKYDYSMTIINKGILLEYKRILAYLNVIDLSSNNFIGEIPNSIGSLTELRMLNLSNNALTGSIPLSLANLTELESLDLSSNKLSGMIPPALAQLSFLAFFNVSDNHLSGPIPQVNQFHTFENDSYGGNLGLCGVPLTKKCGNLVEAPPHHHLVHLLKRLIGRLSLMGFGSGLVIGVVMGLNTTSRIERRFLRFYRGWQRRRMHQIRFV, encoded by the coding sequence ATGTGCCGGCTAAGCTCTATTAGCATCCTTGATTTGTCCAAGAACAAGTTGTCTGGTGTTATTCCGCCATGTCTGAGCAATTTGAGCGATAGCCTCTTCGTCTTGAGTTTGAATGGCAATGATTTATATGGAAGATTTCCTCAATTGCAAAATGACGTATGTGGGTTGAATATGATAGATGTGAGTGATAACCAGCTACAAGGGTTGTTGCCAAGGGGATTAGCTAATTGTAGCAATCTGGAATTTCTCAATATTGAAAATAATCAGATTGTCGACACCTTTCCTTCATGGATGGGCTCGCTTTCTTATTTGAAGGTGCTCATTTTGCGTTCCAATAGATTTCATGGAGCCATAGGGGAACCTAAAGCTCGTGACCAATTTCCCAACCTACGAATTGTTGATCTATCTATGAACAACTTCTCGGGTAGCCTTCCATCTGAATACTTTGATATGTGGAGTGCCATGAAAGTCCACGATGCAGATGATGCACACTACTATGGAACTCTTGTGGTCAATGTCCTCCATCGTATTTCCCTGGATGATGGAAAGTACGACTACTCGATGACAATAATCAACAAAGGCATTTTATTGGAGTACAAAAGGATATTGGCATATCTCAATGTGATTGATCTTTCGAGCAACAACTTTATTGGGGAAATCCCGAATTCTATTGGAAGTTTAACTGAACTTCGGATGCTCAATCTCTCCAACAATGCTCTTACTGGCTCCATCCCTTTGTCCTTGGCAAATTTGACCGAACTGGAATCTCTTGACCTTTCAAGCAATAAGCTCTCGGGAATGATCCCTCCAGCACTAGCCCAACTCAGTTTCCTTGCTTTCTTCAATGTCTCGGACAACCATCTTTCTGGGCCCATACCTCAGGTGAACCAGTTCCATACATTCGAGAATGACTCCTATGGAGGGAACTTAGGACTGTGTGGAGTTCCTCTGACAAAGAAATGCGGAAATCTTGTTGAAGCGCCCCCGCACCACCATCTGGTGCATTTGCTGAAGAGATTGATTGGAAGATTGTCCTTGATGGGTTTTGGAAGTGGGCTGGTCATCGGCGTGGTTATGGGGCTAAACACGACTTCTAGAATTGAGCGTCGGTTCCTGAGGTTCTATAGAGGATGGCAACGAAGACGGATGCACCAAATAAGGTTTGTGTGA